Part of the Impatiens glandulifera chromosome 8, dImpGla2.1, whole genome shotgun sequence genome is shown below.
aaaaaatcattccaaATGGAACAATTCAATTcagtttcaaattgtcatcttTATAATGAAAAGGCAAAAATTATGTGTTCAATTCCAATCTAATTCACTTTAAATGAAGCTAAAATTTTCACAAACAaatcatttacaaaaataaacaacaaatattatatacttcATAGTTTCAATCAAGTTTATATTAGAATCACcataaactaaataagaaaatacaTTTTTGCTGATCTACATCATTGAATTTTTAACAATGAccaattatttttactatttaatataaaaccCTTATAAAAGAACACAATATATCTAAATGTTACTTGTCCCATTCCTACTATATGCTATTATTAGAGAAGTAGCATTTTGAATAACTCTATTAATACAAACATCATCCTTCAACATTCCAGAACtgagttttaaacaaaatagaTTAAAACTCTTGCAAGTTTAAGTAATTTGATCCCTCATTATTGAATTCTGCAATAAACTGTTTCCGACATCGGCTAGCAACAAGAAACATGAGCACAAAGAACAAAGTTATACAGCCTCGAGCTCGAGCTCTCACTTTCTCGCATTACATCATTATTGTGGTGAATATAAATATAGCTGATTTTGTGCCTGAGAGAACCCTTGTGAAAACATTGTCAGAAGATATAATCTGGCAACTTAAGGGGAAACTGTGCCACTTTAACCTTGAAGGGACTTCCTTTCGGATTTACCAAACTACAAAAACAACATATATTGAACAAAACACCATCAGATCAAATTCCAATTCCAAATTCCCTTCATCCAAACACACCATAAGGGTAATTTGGTACTtttgttaatgatttgaataatatgaTGGTAAACTAGATtgtggttatttgaaaataatctcaaataacccacatcataAAAGGCCTTAAGAGTTCTATAAAGTCTTTGAAAATGGGAGGTCAGTGATGTACCTTCCAGGAACAAACGTAAAAGAACCCTCAATGGAACCTGAAGTTGATGACAATGGAGAGCAACTCTCGTAAACAAATTCTCTTTCACCAGGGAACAAGAGTGGATACTGTGACAAGACACCAAGATGAAATGTTTTAGTTcaaaaaaatgcaaaatatcaaaatattccTGATAACACAGAAAAATTTCAATCATAGTTACCTTTCCTATAACTGCTTCGCCATTAACGTTAGATACAACAACATCATCTGCAATGATGGTCCAATGTCTACTAAGAAGTTGACATGAGTCAAAATGCATCCCATTGATGATGCAACCCTCGGGTAAAAGGGATATGCGAATGGAGTAAGCAAACATATAATTAGCTGGTTCACGTAGAAGATTACTAAGTTCTGGTACGAGTATGGCAGAAGCTCGAACCTGGAATGCATAAGAATTTACACTGAGAACAGTTCCAAATTCCAGAGAAACTAGTCATAAACAGTACTGTAGATGTTCAAAACACTTATAATAGAAATGGCATAGGTACAAACACACTTATCATAACTGAAGGAAACAAACATACGTATCTTAAGGTAACAACCAACTTAACCTTCAAATATTCTAGTAACTGCATcagtttttcattttcaaaagccaaaaaTATACATCATAAATCTTATCCACTGAAACAAAGTATTAAATCTAGCTCAAACAGCTACATTGCTATTTGAATAAAGTTCATTTGATAACAATTATTTagattcaactcaaattaagcTTCTAGCACAATCAGGTAAGCTGTAATTGACTTAACTTAGAAATCTTATAAGAACGTtcaaaagacaactttaactcttgaaaattaattaaattgcaTCAATTGTAGGGTTATCAAATCATATTACATACCAAATACTTAATTTGATTAGTTTTATCAAAAACTCCCTAAGtaagcaaatatatatatatatatgaaagatgGTGAAGAGACTAAAGTAAGAAAGGaggtttatctatttattaccTTAACACCATTTGTTACTGCAGTTGTACAAAGAGGAGGCTCCTCGTGGAACAGAttaaggtatttgacttctccttcCTTGCATACCCGAATGGTTCCATTATGTAAACGACGAGAGTGTTCCTCCAGCCACAGAAGCATGGCATCACAGTCATGCATCGAACTTATCAAAGATTTTGGAACACAAGGCATCATTTTACAAGAACCAGTCAAATTCTCTGTTCCCACAAAAAGTTGACCATTGTCGCAATTGAGAAAGAAAAACTTCCCACAGTCAGTTAAGGAGGCTGCCACAATGATGTACTTAGACCTATTAGGAAAGTCAAGTTGCCTCAACATATTTTTTGTCCCTGCAATAACATGCCTTACAGGAAATAAGAAAACATTCACCACCTGGTGATAAAAGATATATCCTCCTATGAGACCCATCCAATTATCAAGAGTGTTTCCTTCATCGTCTTCATTGAACTCTTGACCATCACAAAATCTATATAGAATCCTCGTAGGAAGGGGGAGTTTTACATTCAGTTGGTTCTCTAGATTAGTTAGTTCATCTTCAGATGCACCAGCACGCAATGTAGCAAAAGCCTCTGGAAAGTTTGCTAAGAACCAACTCTTAATTCTATCCCAACATCTTTTACTTCGTCCAACTAGTGGCCAAGGATACATTGAAAAGGATTCCTTCCATCTTTTATAAGCTTCCTAGAGAATACAAAATGATGGgtatcaaaattaaaaccatTCAGATGTGGATCCAGATTGATCAGATTTAGAAACAGGGTATATGAATATCATGCAATTCAAGATAAACCCTTTTTTGGTCTTGGAGCAATAACAGACATTGAAGAACACAATTAGTAGTAGGAATCGGATATACCTTGAAAGTAGAGGTAGGGTTTCCAAAAGGGTCTACGGGAGAAGTGAGATCGAGTTCATCTGCACAGAAGTTGGACCAGAGAGTTTCGTCCGATGCCCAGATGCGGAATTTGCTATTGACACAAGCTAAAGATGCAGCGTCTTTCGAACTCAACCTCAGTAGAATCTCGTGTACTGCGAATCCTCCCACAGTCTCCATGGATTGGCGTTATAGAACGGTACTCAGTCGTGAAGCTATCTTATTTGGAGGcggagaagaagaaaatgaagaagaaagcaGCTAATGATGACATCTGGAAAGCTCtcaaagaaacaaacaaaaaatcaagATCAAGTATATCTGAAGGAAAGGACAGATATAAACATTATTCGGCAACAAGACTTATTATCTagatcttgattgatgtttttttttttttttttttataagtaagttgagttttgatataataaactaatttattataattgaatatagGGTTCATATCATAGTGTTAGGCCTTGATTGAGAAaagtttttttggtttttaaattttgaagacTAATTTGTCCTTTGACTTTAGAGAATATGGTGTAagtgagagaatgatggtttaaagagagaagataaaattaGAGGGTAGTTTTAGtattaaagtaataaaattatttgatttgatagtTAATAAGATGTTTGGGTTTTAAGATAAAAactgggttttatcccaaaaaccctTACATCAAACGAG
Proteins encoded:
- the LOC124912199 gene encoding F-box protein SKIP16, yielding METVGGFAVHEILLRLSSKDAASLACVNSKFRIWASDETLWSNFCADELDLTSPVDPFGNPTSTFKEAYKRWKESFSMYPWPLVGRSKRCWDRIKSWFLANFPEAFATLRAGASEDELTNLENQLNVKLPLPTRILYRFCDGQEFNEDDEGNTLDNWMGLIGGYIFYHQVVNVFLFPVRHVIAGTKNMLRQLDFPNRSKYIIVAASLTDCGKFFFLNCDNGQLFVGTENLTGSCKMMPCVPKSLISSMHDCDAMLLWLEEHSRRLHNGTIRVCKEGEVKYLNLFHEEPPLCTTAVTNGVKVRASAILVPELSNLLREPANYMFAYSIRISLLPEGCIINGMHFDSCQLLSRHWTIIADDVVVSNVNGEAVIGKYPLLFPGEREFVYESCSPLSSTSGSIEGSFTFVPGSLVNPKGSPFKVKVAQFPLKLPDYIF